A part of Halobacillus shinanisalinarum genomic DNA contains:
- a CDS encoding glutathione ABC transporter substrate-binding protein produces MKKQRIKCVAFIFLVLITLMGCSSDTSQEGSGESGADVSQELTYATTSDVVGLSPIDTNDSVSSAVIEQVYETLFVRDPETMEIKPHLAESYETPDNTTWEIKLKEDITFHDGTPFNAEAVKYTFEQFMSEERAAPRASLLEPVESIEVKDEYTVVIKTKEPYGPLLAALSHTNASIVSPEADKGGDLNQNPVGTGPFVFEEWVQGDHVSLSANEDYWQGAPQLKNVTMKVVPEYSTAVSMLQTGEVQFIDAIPTEQLPRIESLKNVEVQKREGTPVYYLGFNMNKEPFNDINFRKAVSHAIDREAYVKQLNGLGIKNESLIGPKVFGYNEEAADAGYSYDPEKAKQLIEENGFGGQEITLLAANRESYMKMAEIVQAQLTEVGLNVEIETMEWGTFLDTTTEGNFQMTFLGWSNSTADGSELLYPNLHSDNIGSSNRMSYSNSDFDQLVKESRETVDQEVRRQKLIEANQIAVEDAVWVPMHHGVVTVAYDKSVKGLQIDPTGQWSLYNVHRE; encoded by the coding sequence ATGAAAAAACAACGTATTAAATGTGTTGCTTTTATTTTTTTAGTTCTTATAACTTTAATGGGGTGTAGTAGTGATACTTCACAGGAGGGGAGCGGTGAAAGTGGAGCGGATGTAAGTCAAGAGCTCACCTATGCTACTACATCAGATGTGGTAGGTCTTTCGCCGATTGATACGAACGATTCTGTATCCTCTGCAGTGATTGAGCAAGTATATGAAACGTTGTTTGTTAGGGATCCAGAAACAATGGAAATTAAGCCGCATTTAGCAGAATCCTATGAAACCCCAGATAACACCACATGGGAGATTAAACTAAAAGAAGATATAACTTTTCATGATGGAACCCCCTTTAATGCCGAAGCCGTAAAATATACGTTTGAACAATTTATGAGTGAAGAGAGGGCTGCACCGCGTGCTTCTTTGCTCGAACCTGTAGAATCCATTGAAGTGAAGGATGAGTATACCGTTGTTATTAAAACGAAAGAGCCTTATGGTCCTTTGCTTGCAGCATTGTCCCATACAAACGCTTCTATTGTAAGCCCGGAGGCTGATAAAGGTGGGGACTTAAACCAAAACCCAGTTGGTACCGGACCGTTTGTTTTTGAAGAATGGGTACAAGGTGACCATGTTTCCCTTTCTGCAAATGAAGATTATTGGCAAGGAGCTCCCCAACTTAAGAATGTCACAATGAAAGTCGTCCCTGAGTATTCCACTGCTGTTTCCATGCTGCAGACGGGTGAAGTTCAATTTATAGATGCGATCCCGACTGAACAGCTTCCGCGTATTGAATCATTGAAAAATGTAGAGGTTCAAAAGAGGGAAGGAACCCCTGTTTATTATCTAGGTTTCAATATGAATAAAGAACCTTTTAATGATATTAACTTTAGGAAAGCCGTTTCTCATGCGATCGACCGTGAAGCTTACGTGAAGCAGCTGAATGGATTAGGTATAAAAAATGAAAGCCTTATTGGACCAAAAGTATTTGGCTATAATGAGGAAGCTGCAGATGCAGGGTATAGCTATGATCCGGAAAAAGCGAAGCAGCTTATTGAAGAAAATGGATTTGGAGGTCAGGAAATTACGTTACTTGCTGCAAATCGTGAATCTTATATGAAGATGGCGGAAATAGTTCAAGCCCAGTTAACGGAGGTTGGACTTAATGTTGAGATTGAAACAATGGAATGGGGAACATTCCTAGATACTACTACTGAAGGAAACTTCCAAATGACATTCCTTGGCTGGTCAAACAGTACAGCTGACGGCAGTGAGCTGCTATATCCGAACTTACATTCCGATAATATTGGTTCATCTAACCGTATGTCCTACAGTAATAGTGATTTTGACCAGCTTGTTAAGGAATCGCGGGAGACTGTAGATCAAGAAGTAAGAAGACAAAAGCTGATAGAAGCAAATCAAATAGCTGTTGAGGATGCTGTTTGGGTACCTATGCACCACGGAGTGGTTACTGTAGCTTATGATAAATCTGTGAAAGGATTGCAGATTGATCCAACAGGACAATGGTCACTTTATAACGTCCACAGAGAGTAG
- a CDS encoding gamma-glutamyltransferase family protein, which yields MDYLYQPYTTNRVSTVAHKGMVATSQPLASQAGLDILKQGGNAIDAAIATAAMLTVVEPTSNGIGGDAFALVWTKNKLYGLNGSGHAPSSLSIQEIKKRGYDKIPKFGFVPVTVPGVPGAWAELSKRFGKLPFKDVLAPAIQYAEEGFPISPVLGKFWNSAAEKYKETLKGEEFQHWFDTFAPNGHAPRVGEHWSSQGHADTLRKIADTKSEDFYHGELADQIEQFSIKHDGFIRKEDLKNYQPEWVDPISVNYRGYDVWEIPPNGQGIVALSALNLLKGFQIEEKESVNTYHKQIEAMKLAFADGQKFVAEPDHMEFDYQTLLDDQYASERRKLISEEALTPEPGQPPKGGTVYLATADDEGNMVSFIQSNYMGFGSGLVVPGTGIALQNRGHNFSLDENHANALAGNKRSYHTIIPGFLTKGDDPVGPFGVMGGFMQPQGHVQVAMNTIDFHLNPQAALDAPRWQWMENKTVWVEPSFPSHVAEALARKGHKIEVQLETGAFGRGQIIWRDKHTGTLFGGTESRTDGTISAY from the coding sequence ATCGACTACCTTTATCAACCTTATACAACCAATCGAGTAAGTACTGTCGCACATAAAGGGATGGTTGCAACCTCCCAACCGCTAGCATCTCAAGCCGGATTAGATATTCTCAAACAAGGCGGTAACGCAATTGATGCAGCTATTGCCACAGCAGCTATGTTAACGGTAGTAGAACCTACATCGAACGGCATCGGTGGAGATGCCTTTGCTCTCGTTTGGACGAAAAATAAACTGTACGGCTTGAACGGAAGCGGGCATGCCCCGTCATCTTTGTCTATACAAGAGATTAAGAAGCGTGGATATGATAAAATCCCAAAATTTGGATTCGTACCCGTAACCGTCCCTGGCGTTCCAGGAGCCTGGGCGGAGCTGTCAAAAAGGTTTGGCAAGCTACCCTTTAAGGACGTGCTAGCTCCTGCCATTCAATATGCGGAAGAAGGCTTTCCTATTTCACCAGTACTCGGAAAGTTCTGGAACTCAGCGGCCGAGAAGTACAAGGAAACACTTAAGGGAGAAGAATTTCAACATTGGTTTGATACGTTCGCTCCTAACGGCCATGCGCCGCGGGTCGGCGAACATTGGAGCTCACAAGGTCACGCCGATACACTCCGAAAAATTGCTGATACAAAGTCTGAAGATTTTTACCATGGTGAGCTGGCCGATCAAATCGAACAGTTTTCCATCAAGCATGACGGATTTATTCGAAAGGAAGATTTGAAAAACTATCAACCAGAGTGGGTTGATCCTATTTCGGTAAATTATAGGGGCTATGATGTATGGGAGATTCCGCCAAACGGCCAGGGAATTGTAGCACTGTCTGCTTTAAATCTATTAAAAGGTTTCCAAATAGAAGAAAAGGAGTCCGTGAACACGTATCATAAGCAAATTGAAGCTATGAAACTAGCCTTTGCTGACGGGCAAAAGTTTGTTGCAGAGCCTGATCATATGGAATTTGATTATCAAACCCTTTTAGATGATCAGTATGCGAGTGAACGCAGAAAGCTCATTTCTGAGGAGGCACTCACTCCTGAGCCAGGGCAACCTCCTAAAGGGGGGACGGTTTATTTAGCAACAGCGGATGATGAAGGCAATATGGTGTCCTTTATTCAAAGTAATTATATGGGCTTTGGCTCAGGACTTGTCGTTCCAGGGACTGGTATTGCCTTACAAAACCGTGGTCATAATTTTTCATTAGACGAGAATCATGCAAATGCGCTAGCCGGAAACAAACGCTCCTATCACACGATTATCCCAGGCTTCCTCACCAAAGGGGACGATCCTGTTGGACCATTTGGAGTGATGGGAGGATTCATGCAGCCACAAGGCCACGTGCAAGTCGCTATGAATACGATAGATTTCCATTTGAACCCGCAAGCTGCACTTGATGCCCCGCGTTGGCAGTGGATGGAGAATAAAACGGTGTGGGTGGAACCGAGTTTCCCTAGCCATGTAGCAGAAGCTTTAGCAAGAAAAGGTCATAAAATTGAAGTGCAGCTCGAGACCGGCGCTTTTGGCCGCGGGCAAATCATTTGGCGTGATAAACATACCGGAACGTTATTTGGCGGAACAGAATCGCGCACAGATGGAACCATATCCGCTTATTAA
- a CDS encoding AIM24 family protein, translating to MDNYSIDQFIQQTKQDETESDYFELETPRILEVNLTDQVWAKSGSMISYNGQIKFEREGILEHGVGRMFKKAFSGEGSSLMKAQGRGRLYLADQGKKITIFDLSNESITVNGNDLLAFEPGIEWDVKLMKKVAGMMSGGLFNIKLQGNGRVAITSHYEPLTLLVRPGESVITDPNATVAWSGHLEPEFKTDISFKTFLGRGSGESIQMEFKGEGFVIVQPFEEVYTTGSGS from the coding sequence ATGGACAATTATTCAATTGATCAATTCATTCAACAAACGAAACAAGATGAGACAGAAAGTGACTATTTTGAATTAGAAACACCTCGTATTTTAGAGGTTAATTTAACGGATCAAGTGTGGGCGAAGTCAGGTTCAATGATCTCTTACAATGGTCAAATAAAGTTTGAGCGCGAAGGGATACTGGAACATGGAGTCGGCCGCATGTTCAAGAAAGCTTTTTCAGGAGAAGGCAGCTCATTAATGAAAGCACAGGGCAGGGGTCGTTTATACCTAGCAGATCAAGGGAAGAAAATTACAATTTTTGATCTCTCCAACGAATCGATTACCGTTAATGGGAATGACCTTTTGGCTTTTGAGCCAGGTATCGAATGGGATGTTAAGTTAATGAAAAAAGTAGCAGGAATGATGTCTGGTGGACTGTTCAATATTAAACTTCAAGGCAACGGAAGGGTAGCGATTACCTCCCATTATGAGCCGTTAACTTTACTCGTTCGCCCCGGAGAATCTGTAATTACGGACCCTAATGCGACGGTAGCCTGGTCCGGGCATCTCGAACCAGAGTTTAAAACAGATATCAGTTTTAAGACATTTCTCGGAAGGGGAAGCGGGGAATCAATCCAAATGGAATTCAAAGGTGAAGGGTTTGTCATCGTTCAACCGTTTGAGGAAGTGTACACGACGGGAAGCGGATCGTAA
- the msrA gene encoding peptide-methionine (S)-S-oxide reductase MsrA: protein MATAIFGAGCFWGVEPFFERFDGVTATRVGYTGGHVKNPTYDQVKTGTTGHAEAVKIEYDATVLTYEELINIFFEAHDPTTRNKQGMDVGHQYRSAIFYTNELEQAIADEKIKQWEAKGIFKRPIVTEVAKAEVFYDAEEYHQKYSQKNGAVACGIS from the coding sequence ATGGCAACAGCTATTTTTGGTGCAGGGTGTTTCTGGGGCGTCGAGCCCTTTTTTGAGCGTTTTGATGGAGTGACTGCAACACGGGTTGGATACACAGGCGGTCACGTTAAGAATCCGACATATGATCAAGTGAAAACGGGAACAACGGGTCATGCAGAAGCTGTAAAGATTGAATATGATGCAACTGTTCTGACATACGAAGAGTTGATTAATATCTTTTTTGAGGCGCATGATCCAACAACTCGCAATAAGCAGGGTATGGACGTAGGTCATCAATATCGATCTGCTATCTTTTATACCAATGAATTAGAGCAGGCGATTGCGGACGAAAAGATTAAGCAGTGGGAAGCAAAAGGGATCTTTAAACGTCCGATTGTAACGGAGGTAGCAAAAGCTGAAGTTTTCTATGATGCGGAAGAATACCATCAAAAATATTCACAAAAGAATGGAGCAGTTGCTTGCGGAATCAGCTAA
- the eutH gene encoding ethanolamine utilization protein EutH, which translates to MWFNEGLLIIMTLFMVIGAVDYYLLHNRWGLGERFYDAFMMMGPLALAMVGIISLAPVLSAWLAPIITPLYQWLGVDPSMFASTILAIDMGAYQLAEALAESDDAAVFSWAFLGTMMGPTLVFTIPIALTMIAKEDYPYFAKGILIGLITIPIGCLSGGFVAGYELWWMIRNLIPTVVVAVIIGLGLWKFTNLTIHLFAKFGRSVELLIISGLVLIIIKTLTGFTLVQGMAPLEEGLGIVGNITIMLAGAYPMVSFINQSGQRLWNKWSGKLGVNSVAMTGFIASLAHHIPMLATMKDMDTRGKVMNAAFAVSGAFVLGGHLGFVASVNKEMIVAVVIGKLVAGGLAAWIAWLTTSPDGLKEQSS; encoded by the coding sequence ATGTGGTTTAATGAGGGATTACTTATCATCATGACACTTTTTATGGTCATTGGAGCAGTAGATTACTATCTTTTACATAATCGATGGGGCTTAGGGGAGCGATTTTACGATGCTTTTATGATGATGGGGCCGCTTGCGCTTGCAATGGTTGGAATTATTTCGTTGGCCCCTGTTCTATCCGCATGGTTAGCTCCTATTATTACGCCACTATACCAGTGGCTTGGGGTTGATCCATCGATGTTTGCATCAACGATATTAGCGATTGATATGGGGGCCTATCAATTAGCAGAAGCCCTCGCTGAGAGTGACGATGCAGCGGTTTTCTCTTGGGCGTTTCTCGGGACGATGATGGGACCTACACTGGTTTTTACCATTCCAATTGCCTTAACGATGATTGCAAAAGAAGACTATCCTTATTTTGCAAAGGGGATATTAATCGGGTTAATTACGATTCCCATTGGTTGCCTCTCCGGAGGGTTTGTAGCCGGCTATGAACTGTGGTGGATGATCCGCAACCTTATACCTACAGTGGTTGTAGCAGTCATAATAGGATTAGGGTTATGGAAGTTTACTAATCTAACCATTCACTTGTTTGCAAAGTTTGGCAGATCAGTCGAGTTACTAATCATTAGTGGGTTAGTCTTAATTATTATCAAAACATTAACAGGTTTTACCTTAGTTCAAGGTATGGCTCCTTTAGAGGAGGGGCTAGGCATCGTGGGAAATATCACGATCATGCTTGCGGGTGCCTATCCAATGGTCAGCTTTATTAATCAATCGGGCCAGCGACTATGGAACAAATGGAGCGGTAAACTTGGGGTTAACTCGGTAGCGATGACGGGGTTCATCGCATCGCTTGCTCACCATATTCCTATGCTGGCGACCATGAAGGATATGGATACAAGGGGAAAAGTGATGAATGCTGCGTTTGCGGTTAGCGGGGCATTTGTGCTTGGAGGCCATTTAGGATTTGTAGCTAGTGTAAATAAGGAGATGATTGTGGCTGTGGTCATCGGTAAGCTAGTTGCAGGCGGACTGGCTGCTTGGATCGCGTGGCTAACAACCAGCCCTGATGGGTTAAAGGAGCAGTCAAGTTAA
- a CDS encoding ABC transporter ATP-binding protein: MEQLLEVNNLVTSFKTAGQKVSAVRGVSFSVNRGETLCIVGESGCGKSITTLSVMGLLPNNGEISEGSVKFNGEELTAKKKEDMRKLRGNEISMIFQEPMTALNPVFTVGYQLMEPLKIHTKLSKAEVKHKAIDLLNKVGIPNPEKRLKQHPHELSGGMRQRVMIAIALACNPSLLIADEPTTALDVTIQAQILDLIDDLKEDLGMGVVMVTHDMGVVAEVADHVMVMYAGHVVETGTVEEIFSNPSHPYTKGLLASVPNVDDANQSLEAIPGSLPNINEEIEGCRFHPRCPFATEKCKQEDPPHFSISSSHQSKCWLQEEEVTKDESYDKALS; the protein is encoded by the coding sequence ATGGAACAACTATTAGAAGTGAACAACCTAGTTACCTCATTTAAAACAGCGGGCCAAAAGGTGTCCGCTGTTCGAGGGGTCTCTTTTTCTGTCAATCGTGGTGAGACCTTATGCATTGTCGGTGAGTCTGGCTGCGGGAAGAGTATCACAACATTATCCGTAATGGGATTGCTCCCTAACAATGGCGAGATATCAGAAGGATCCGTTAAGTTTAATGGTGAAGAGTTGACTGCTAAAAAGAAAGAGGATATGAGAAAGTTGCGCGGGAATGAAATTTCAATGATCTTTCAGGAGCCTATGACCGCATTAAATCCTGTATTCACTGTAGGCTATCAGTTGATGGAGCCACTGAAAATACACACGAAACTGTCAAAAGCGGAAGTTAAGCATAAGGCTATTGATTTGTTAAACAAAGTAGGGATACCTAATCCTGAGAAAAGATTAAAGCAACACCCTCATGAGCTAAGTGGTGGTATGAGACAACGAGTTATGATCGCGATCGCACTTGCCTGTAACCCTTCGCTTCTGATTGCGGATGAACCTACAACAGCACTTGATGTAACGATCCAGGCGCAGATCCTTGATCTCATCGATGATCTAAAAGAAGATTTAGGGATGGGAGTGGTCATGGTTACCCACGATATGGGTGTTGTGGCTGAAGTGGCTGACCATGTAATGGTAATGTATGCAGGCCATGTTGTTGAAACAGGGACAGTAGAAGAAATCTTTTCAAATCCTAGTCACCCTTATACGAAGGGACTGCTTGCGTCTGTCCCGAATGTTGACGATGCAAACCAATCACTTGAAGCGATCCCTGGTTCTTTACCTAATATAAATGAAGAGATCGAAGGATGCAGATTCCATCCAAGGTGTCCATTTGCTACAGAAAAGTGTAAACAAGAAGATCCGCCACACTTTTCCATCTCTTCTAGTCATCAATCGAAATGCTGGTTACAGGAAGAGGAGGTGACCAAAGATGAGTCTTACGACAAAGCCCTTTCTTGA
- a CDS encoding ABC transporter ATP-binding protein, with the protein MSLTTKPFLEVNQVKKYFPVKSSLLKRTKANVQAVENVSVDVLEGETMGIVGESGCGKSTLGRTILGLEELTEGSIKFRGEEIGGLSEKKLKNFKKEMQMIFQDPYASLNPRQRVGDALEEPFIIHTKVGKKEREQRVKDLLVEVGLKEEHAERYPHEFSGGQRQRIGIARAISLNPSLIVCDEAVSALDVSVQAQIIQLLKNLQQDHQLTYLFISHDLGVVRHMCDRVLVMYLGATAELAFSEELYANPLHPYTQALLSAIPRPIPGKKKERVRLDGDLPNPADYPSGCPFHTRCPLAHDRCREERPEWREVKPNHFVACHEV; encoded by the coding sequence ATGAGTCTTACGACAAAGCCCTTTCTTGAAGTGAATCAAGTTAAAAAATACTTTCCTGTTAAAAGCAGTTTACTTAAAAGAACAAAAGCCAATGTTCAGGCTGTTGAGAACGTATCTGTTGATGTGTTAGAGGGAGAGACCATGGGAATTGTCGGTGAATCCGGCTGTGGGAAGTCTACTCTTGGTCGTACGATTTTAGGTCTTGAGGAGCTTACGGAAGGGTCGATAAAGTTTCGAGGAGAAGAAATTGGAGGACTATCAGAAAAAAAACTAAAAAATTTTAAAAAAGAGATGCAAATGATTTTTCAAGATCCATATGCTTCACTAAATCCTCGGCAGCGTGTTGGGGATGCCCTTGAAGAACCGTTTATTATTCATACAAAAGTGGGGAAAAAAGAGCGTGAGCAGCGGGTAAAAGACCTGCTAGTCGAAGTCGGACTAAAGGAAGAACATGCAGAACGTTATCCCCATGAATTCAGTGGAGGACAGAGGCAAAGGATCGGGATCGCTCGGGCGATATCGCTGAATCCGTCCCTGATTGTATGTGATGAGGCGGTCTCTGCCCTTGATGTTTCTGTTCAAGCGCAAATTATACAATTGCTAAAGAACCTTCAGCAAGATCACCAGCTAACCTACCTATTTATCTCGCACGACTTAGGGGTAGTTAGACATATGTGTGATCGAGTCCTTGTGATGTACTTAGGAGCTACGGCGGAACTTGCTTTCTCGGAGGAACTGTATGCTAATCCATTGCATCCTTATACGCAGGCCCTTCTTTCTGCCATTCCAAGGCCTATACCAGGAAAGAAAAAGGAACGAGTGCGATTAGACGGAGATTTGCCGAATCCTGCTGATTACCCGTCCGGCTGTCCCTTTCACACACGCTGTCCGCTTGCTCATGACCGCTGCCGTGAGGAGAGACCAGAATGGAGAGAGGTTAAACCCAATCATTTTGTAGCTTGTCATGAAGTATAA
- a CDS encoding chromate transporter gives MIQHWNLFLAFFRVGMLGYGGGPSSIPLVHKEVVEKYKWLSDDDFADILALGNSLPGPIATKMAGYIGYRVSGILGMLNAVLATIIPTIAIMIILITSLNSFREQPWVNGMTQAVVPVVGVMLATLTYDFLKKAKVNLGWLTTLLLGAGSLILIEWAGIHPGLIIFALLLVALIRPMGKKGKDTKVYVNKEQSS, from the coding sequence ATGATACAGCATTGGAATCTCTTCCTGGCTTTTTTTCGGGTAGGTATGCTTGGATATGGCGGCGGCCCGTCCTCTATTCCACTCGTGCACAAAGAAGTTGTAGAAAAGTACAAATGGCTATCTGACGATGATTTTGCCGATATCCTTGCTCTAGGTAACTCACTGCCGGGCCCGATTGCTACGAAAATGGCAGGGTATATCGGATACAGAGTCTCTGGAATTCTTGGCATGCTAAACGCTGTTCTTGCTACCATTATCCCAACGATTGCGATCATGATTATTCTCATTACTTCATTAAATAGCTTTCGTGAACAGCCATGGGTGAACGGAATGACACAAGCTGTCGTTCCTGTTGTTGGTGTGATGCTTGCAACACTTACCTACGACTTTCTTAAGAAGGCAAAAGTGAATTTAGGATGGTTGACAACATTGTTACTGGGAGCAGGATCCCTCATTTTAATAGAATGGGCAGGCATCCATCCGGGCTTAATTATTTTCGCTCTTCTTCTAGTTGCCTTAATTAGACCTATGGGCAAAAAGGGGAAAGACACCAAGGTATATGTAAATAAGGAGCAATCCTCATGA
- a CDS encoding DMT family transporter, whose amino-acid sequence MRVYGALISLSLIWGMSFVFIKWLLDPVGAWGSVFLRCSAAVLILFPFLWMRRGNIVRPIPWRSLVFVGVFNAGIPWGLIALSETEINSSTAAVLNALTPICTGLVGFLFFAIVLKKRQWLGIGLGFAGILVLIEFNVGQLFKESFVGIGTMVCATISYGFASQYTKKHLQSTGVLLITTCSLAIASVVGFIGTLVTGTTSRINADLVADPLVLWSIIGLGCFGSGIAHLLFYYIVKNSSAEFATSVTYLVPVTAMVWGYVLLNEPITKNLAFGLVIIFIGVYLATRKPKRNTSQTNKQRVAGEG is encoded by the coding sequence ATGAGAGTATATGGTGCTTTAATCAGCTTAAGTTTAATTTGGGGGATGTCGTTTGTTTTTATAAAATGGCTGCTCGATCCTGTTGGTGCGTGGGGGTCGGTGTTTCTAAGGTGTTCAGCAGCCGTCCTGATTTTGTTCCCGTTCCTTTGGATGAGGAGAGGGAACATCGTAAGACCGATTCCCTGGAGATCACTTGTTTTCGTAGGGGTTTTTAATGCCGGCATCCCGTGGGGGCTGATTGCTTTAAGTGAAACCGAGATTAATAGCAGTACAGCTGCAGTTCTAAATGCATTAACCCCGATTTGTACTGGCCTTGTAGGTTTCCTTTTCTTCGCAATTGTGTTGAAAAAGCGGCAATGGCTCGGAATAGGTTTAGGATTCGCAGGTATTCTTGTCCTTATAGAGTTTAATGTGGGGCAACTATTTAAAGAAAGTTTCGTCGGAATCGGCACAATGGTATGCGCCACCATCTCTTATGGATTTGCCTCCCAATATACGAAAAAACATCTACAATCAACGGGTGTCCTGCTGATTACTACCTGTTCACTTGCGATTGCATCAGTGGTCGGATTCATTGGCACACTTGTAACAGGAACCACTTCCCGTATAAATGCTGACTTAGTTGCGGATCCACTCGTTCTATGGTCCATTATCGGCCTTGGATGTTTTGGTTCAGGAATCGCCCATTTGCTTTTTTATTATATTGTGAAGAATAGCAGTGCCGAGTTCGCGACATCTGTCACTTATTTAGTTCCGGTTACGGCAATGGTGTGGGGATATGTACTGCTAAATGAACCGATTACTAAAAATTTAGCTTTCGGGCTCGTGATTATTTTTATAGGGGTTTATTTAGCCACAAGAAAGCCTAAAAGGAATACGTCACAAACGAACAAGCAACGCGTTGCAGGAGAAGGATAA
- a CDS encoding ribonuclease H-like YkuK family protein, with protein sequence MTYSEVFSHIYSFMQSDPRGNYKLMLGTDSQIHETSTLFITGIVIQRIGKGAWACFRKETEPRCMTVLHERISYETTLTEEVASLFTNEHLDKLINVVLPHIYKGASFMVEGHIDIGAGERNKTRTYVNEMMARIESLGFDPKIKPDSIAASSYANKYTK encoded by the coding sequence ATGACCTACAGTGAAGTATTTTCCCATATCTATTCGTTCATGCAGAGTGATCCAAGAGGTAACTATAAGCTTATGCTAGGTACAGATTCTCAAATACATGAAACTAGCACGTTATTTATAACCGGAATTGTCATTCAAAGAATAGGCAAAGGAGCCTGGGCGTGTTTTCGAAAAGAGACAGAACCAAGGTGTATGACGGTCCTCCACGAACGAATATCCTATGAAACGACATTAACGGAAGAAGTGGCCTCGCTTTTCACAAATGAGCATCTCGACAAACTGATCAATGTCGTCCTCCCCCACATTTATAAAGGGGCAAGCTTTATGGTTGAGGGACACATCGATATCGGTGCCGGCGAGCGAAATAAGACACGAACGTATGTCAATGAAATGATGGCACGGATCGAATCATTAGGGTTTGATCCAAAAATAAAACCTGATTCTATTGCAGCTAGCAGTTATGCCAACAAATATACGAAATAG
- a CDS encoding chromate transporter produces MIYWKIFIAFFIPGIVGYGGGPASIPLVENEVVERFSWMSVSEFSEMLAMANALPGPIATKMAGFIGYQQGGILGTFVGVFATVAPSLLLMIGLLSLLYKFKDSPRVKTMTALIRPSIAILLGIMAFQFFRNSYFSAGALQTILLIVVSFFLLERVKVHPAFVIIGSLMYGAIFLGS; encoded by the coding sequence ATGATTTATTGGAAGATTTTTATTGCATTTTTCATTCCAGGAATAGTGGGGTATGGCGGCGGCCCCGCTTCTATCCCTCTGGTAGAAAACGAAGTGGTTGAGCGGTTCAGCTGGATGTCTGTCAGCGAATTCAGTGAAATGCTGGCGATGGCGAATGCGTTACCAGGCCCAATCGCTACGAAAATGGCTGGGTTTATCGGCTATCAGCAGGGCGGGATTTTGGGGACGTTTGTAGGGGTATTTGCCACAGTAGCTCCATCCCTACTACTTATGATTGGGCTTCTAAGTCTTTTGTATAAATTCAAAGACTCCCCTAGAGTTAAAACAATGACAGCCCTAATACGTCCGTCCATTGCTATTTTACTAGGGATTATGGCTTTTCAGTTCTTCCGGAATTCTTACTTTTCTGCCGGAGCACTGCAAACCATTCTGCTGATTGTTGTCAGCTTCTTTTTACTCGAACGTGTGAAGGTTCATCCAGCCTTTGTGATAATAGGTTCATTAATGTATGGAGCTATTTTTCTAGGATCGTAA